CGGCCGCAAGCTCACCCGCGAGCTGGATCTGCTGGAAGGACGGCTGCGCGCCTAAGACGCGCATCCGGTCGCCCGGTCATCCCGGCGCGCGGGGATGACCGGGTCCGCTAGTCCTGTTCGGCCAGCGAGAAGATGCGCCGTGCCTCGACCCACTTCACCCCCGGCGGCGCCCACGGCAATCGCCGCTGCACAGTGTCCATCTGCGCTTCCCACGCCTGCACGTCGGCACTGGCGGCGTCCCTCGCCGCCTTCGCGTCCGCATCGAACGTGTCGTCGGTCTCCATCACCATCACCAGCCGGCCACCGCTGCGATAGATGTCCATCGCAGTGATGCCGGCGGCGCGGATGCTGGAGACGATCGGCCCGGGCACCGCGCCCGCGGCGTGCCATGCCTCATAGGCCGCGGTCGCCTCCGGCTCGTCGATGATATCGACCAGCAGGACGTGGCGACCTGCCGCGCTCATGCGCGATGCGCCACGACGGTCTGCCGCTGCGTGCCGAGCCCGTCGATACCCAGCTCCATCACGTCACCTGCCTTCAGGAACACCTGCGGCTTCTGCCCCATGCCCACGCCCGGCGGCGTGCCGGTCGAGATCACGTCGCCGGGCTGAAGCGACATGAACTGGCTGACGTAATGGACCAGGAACGC
The genomic region above belongs to Sphingomonas phyllosphaerae 5.2 and contains:
- a CDS encoding L-rhamnose mutarotase; amino-acid sequence: MSAAGRHVLLVDIIDEPEATAAYEAWHAAGAVPGPIVSSIRAAGITAMDIYRSGGRLVMVMETDDTFDADAKAARDAASADVQAWEAQMDTVQRRLPWAPPGVKWVEARRIFSLAEQD